One window from the genome of Microbulbifer sp. ALW1 encodes:
- a CDS encoding DUF3604 domain-containing protein encodes MEESIGLDATAEVESVETAETNDTPIPTDATTTPVNKAGGSSEVPTNPLRDAYFGELHIHTAYSLDAYIFGNALNDPFMAYRFAKGETIKLPTGVEKKIISPLDFVAITDHAEALGEYEICTNPEMKGYDTETCKGMRANEIKYFEEIFAGISKSPAKRLADLCGEDGKTCVDAVTGPWGRIQQAAAENYEPGKFTSLVAFEFSANAPEGGGGMMHRNVIFRSAKVPKTVFSAFEGTGEELHKWLETNCTGECQVLTIPHNPNFYWGRLYWGKNSDGSEWTQDIVERRERMDRLVEVMQVKGNSECQTGIMTTDEACNFEMVFPKCEGENTAGCTNDYGLVRNGLIFGLRHQAKMGVNPFKQGIIASTDNHNGTPSDTTESDFEGHYANNDGAPEVRLGLKPNPTALAMGLKAEDDPTKLYNPGGIAGVWAESNTREGIWDALYRKETFGTSGTRTKIRMFAGYGFPADMATKNNWVEIGYQSGVPQGGDLGEAPEGKAPTLMLWAQRDPNSAPLARLQIIKGWRTADDKLEEMTYDVACSDGAKPDPKTHQCPDNGATVNLEDCSISSDKGDAQLAATWTDPDFDPAEHAFYYARVLENPVCRWSMYDAKKAGVEHPEELPKTIRQRAWSSPIWYTP; translated from the coding sequence GTGGAAGAATCAATCGGGCTGGATGCTACGGCAGAGGTTGAAAGCGTCGAAACCGCTGAAACGAATGATACGCCGATACCGACAGACGCCACGACGACTCCGGTAAACAAGGCAGGGGGCAGCAGCGAGGTGCCCACTAATCCACTGCGTGACGCCTACTTCGGCGAGCTTCACATCCATACGGCTTATTCATTGGATGCCTATATCTTCGGCAATGCCCTGAATGACCCTTTTATGGCTTATCGCTTTGCCAAGGGGGAGACGATAAAGCTGCCCACCGGTGTGGAGAAGAAGATCATTTCGCCCCTGGACTTTGTCGCCATTACCGATCATGCGGAGGCGTTGGGTGAATACGAAATCTGCACCAACCCGGAAATGAAAGGTTACGACACGGAAACCTGTAAGGGGATGCGTGCGAACGAGATCAAATATTTCGAGGAAATATTCGCAGGTATCTCAAAGTCGCCGGCCAAGCGTCTTGCGGATCTGTGCGGCGAAGATGGCAAAACCTGCGTGGACGCGGTGACCGGCCCCTGGGGCCGCATTCAGCAGGCGGCGGCTGAAAACTACGAACCGGGCAAGTTCACATCCCTGGTCGCGTTCGAATTTTCCGCCAACGCGCCGGAGGGCGGTGGCGGCATGATGCACCGCAATGTCATTTTCCGCAGTGCCAAGGTACCGAAAACGGTGTTTTCTGCGTTTGAGGGTACCGGAGAAGAGCTGCATAAATGGCTGGAAACCAATTGCACTGGAGAATGCCAGGTGCTGACCATTCCCCACAACCCGAACTTTTACTGGGGGCGCCTCTACTGGGGAAAAAATAGTGACGGCTCCGAGTGGACTCAGGACATTGTCGAGCGTCGTGAACGCATGGATCGTCTGGTAGAGGTTATGCAGGTGAAGGGCAACTCCGAGTGCCAGACCGGGATCATGACCACGGACGAGGCCTGTAACTTTGAAATGGTGTTCCCAAAATGTGAGGGCGAAAACACTGCCGGCTGCACCAACGACTACGGATTAGTGCGCAATGGCCTGATATTTGGTCTGCGTCACCAGGCGAAGATGGGAGTAAATCCGTTCAAGCAGGGCATCATCGCCTCCACCGACAACCACAACGGTACCCCCAGTGATACCACCGAGAGTGATTTCGAGGGGCATTACGCCAATAACGACGGCGCTCCAGAAGTACGCCTGGGACTCAAGCCGAACCCTACAGCACTCGCGATGGGCCTGAAGGCCGAGGACGACCCTACCAAGCTATACAACCCGGGCGGGATTGCGGGCGTCTGGGCCGAAAGCAATACACGCGAGGGCATCTGGGACGCGCTATACCGTAAGGAAACCTTCGGTACCAGTGGTACCCGTACCAAGATCCGGATGTTCGCCGGTTACGGTTTTCCCGCTGACATGGCTACGAAAAACAATTGGGTAGAAATTGGTTACCAGAGTGGTGTGCCCCAGGGCGGCGATCTGGGTGAAGCTCCGGAAGGCAAGGCGCCGACGCTGATGTTGTGGGCGCAACGGGACCCCAACAGTGCTCCATTGGCTCGTTTGCAAATCATCAAGGGCTGGCGCACAGCGGACGACAAGCTGGAAGAAATGACCTATGACGTCGCTTGCTCTGACGGCGCAAAGCCGGATCCCAAAACGCATCAGTGCCCCGACAACGGCGCCACCGTTAATCTGGAAGACTGCTCCATCAGCTCCGACAAAGGTGACGCGCAACTGGCGGCCACCTGGACGGATCCTGACTTTGACCCGGCAGAACATGCCTTTTACTACGCCCGCGTGCTGGAAAATCCGGTGTGCCGTTGGAGTATGTACGACGCGAAAAAGGCCGGCGTTGAGCATCCCGAGGAATTACCCAAGACCATTCGCCAGCGCGCCTGGTCATCGCCGATCTGGTATACGCCGTAA
- a CDS encoding arylsulfatase, whose protein sequence is MKFFSAALSVLALSLAVAGCSRDAAPPASDTQAPKSAISEDAKPIAVVDDKSASSSVASDSASWPDRKNLPNDLSPFEGKIGKTYKESESSWQQVPTAPKGAPNVIVILLDDVGFGQTSTFGGLIPTPNLDELAAQGLRYNRFHTTAICGPSRAALLTGRNHHQSGSGFLMEWATGFPSYSAYIPKSTATIAEILKDNGYSTWWYGKNHNTPDWEATVSGPFDRWPTGLGFDYFYGFNAGETHQYYPVLFENTVPVEPDKSPEEGYHFMTDMTDRAIARMKFAKSVAPDKPFFMYFAPGAMHAPHHVTAEWREKFKGKFDMGWDKYREEVFEQQKKMGIIPADTKLTERPEWVPAWDSLSNDQKKAYNALFENFAGYFAFTDHEVGRLIDAVDELPDADNTLVIYIVGDNGASAEGGPDGTMNEIKNLNGLPTTLDEILENLDKLGGPESEPHYPVGWAWAGNTPFQWVKQVASHLGGTRNPMVIRWPAKIKHDDQPRVAFLHLVDVVPTILEAANVPMPDTVNGIEQKPLVGKSFLASFSDPQFSGRGEQYFEVFSNRSMYADGWKANAQHTLPWRQDLAPGNWEKDEWELYNLNEDFSEANNLAAENPDKLAELKQKFDQAAQDNEVYPMDDRGAGRLGMPKPPVPGAIPDSKIYTYYPGAVRIPEVAGPSMKNASWTLTANVKSEGAKTEGVILAVGGVAAGLVLYLDSGVPVFDYNFFEKHTTLKGDKAVSGDATIEVDFDYQGEKPGGAAKLALKVNGETVATGEVPETVAGRFGIDTFGIGEDTGQPVTHEYEPPNAFTGEIQKVVVEMK, encoded by the coding sequence ATGAAATTTTTTTCTGCCGCTTTGTCGGTACTGGCGTTGTCCCTCGCAGTAGCCGGTTGCTCTCGAGATGCCGCGCCACCGGCGTCAGATACGCAGGCGCCGAAAAGCGCGATCAGCGAGGATGCAAAACCGATTGCCGTTGTTGACGATAAATCAGCGAGCAGCTCGGTGGCGTCCGACAGCGCTTCCTGGCCGGACCGGAAAAATCTGCCCAATGACCTGTCACCGTTTGAAGGCAAGATCGGCAAGACCTACAAGGAATCCGAATCCAGCTGGCAACAGGTTCCCACCGCACCTAAGGGCGCGCCCAATGTGATCGTCATTCTTCTGGATGACGTCGGCTTTGGCCAAACGTCCACCTTCGGTGGGCTGATCCCCACACCCAATCTGGATGAGCTGGCCGCACAGGGGCTGCGCTATAACCGCTTCCATACCACGGCGATCTGCGGCCCGTCGCGCGCGGCGCTGTTGACCGGGCGCAACCATCACCAGTCGGGCAGTGGTTTCCTGATGGAGTGGGCAACGGGCTTTCCCAGCTATTCGGCCTATATTCCGAAAAGCACCGCCACTATTGCTGAAATCTTGAAAGATAACGGCTACAGCACCTGGTGGTATGGCAAGAACCACAATACCCCGGACTGGGAAGCGACGGTATCCGGCCCCTTCGATCGCTGGCCGACGGGGCTCGGCTTTGATTATTTCTATGGATTCAACGCTGGTGAAACGCACCAGTATTATCCGGTGCTGTTTGAGAACACCGTGCCGGTGGAGCCGGATAAGTCCCCGGAAGAGGGCTACCACTTCATGACCGACATGACCGACCGCGCCATCGCCCGCATGAAGTTTGCCAAGTCCGTTGCCCCGGATAAACCCTTCTTTATGTACTTCGCCCCGGGGGCCATGCACGCACCCCACCATGTCACCGCAGAGTGGCGTGAAAAGTTCAAGGGCAAGTTCGACATGGGCTGGGATAAATACCGTGAGGAGGTGTTCGAGCAGCAAAAGAAAATGGGCATTATTCCCGCCGATACCAAACTGACGGAGCGGCCGGAGTGGGTGCCCGCGTGGGATAGCCTGAGTAATGACCAGAAGAAAGCCTACAACGCGCTGTTTGAAAACTTTGCCGGTTACTTTGCCTTTACCGACCACGAAGTAGGGCGTCTTATTGATGCGGTGGATGAATTACCCGATGCCGACAACACGCTGGTGATCTACATCGTTGGTGACAATGGCGCATCCGCAGAGGGTGGGCCCGACGGCACCATGAATGAAATTAAAAACCTGAACGGCTTGCCGACGACCCTGGACGAAATCCTGGAAAATCTCGACAAGCTGGGCGGGCCGGAATCGGAACCCCATTACCCGGTCGGCTGGGCCTGGGCGGGCAATACGCCGTTCCAGTGGGTTAAGCAGGTTGCCTCACATCTGGGTGGTACCCGCAACCCGATGGTGATCCGCTGGCCCGCCAAGATCAAACACGATGACCAACCGCGGGTCGCCTTTCTGCATCTTGTAGACGTGGTACCCACCATTCTGGAAGCCGCCAATGTACCCATGCCGGATACGGTCAACGGTATCGAGCAGAAGCCGCTGGTGGGCAAGTCGTTCCTCGCCAGTTTCAGTGACCCGCAATTTAGCGGGCGTGGCGAGCAATACTTCGAGGTATTCAGCAACCGCTCCATGTATGCCGATGGCTGGAAGGCAAACGCGCAGCATACGCTGCCCTGGCGCCAGGATCTGGCCCCGGGCAATTGGGAGAAAGACGAGTGGGAACTCTATAACCTTAACGAGGATTTCTCCGAGGCCAATAACCTCGCCGCGGAGAATCCTGACAAGCTCGCCGAACTGAAGCAAAAGTTTGATCAGGCTGCACAGGACAACGAGGTGTATCCGATGGACGACCGCGGTGCGGGCCGGCTGGGTATGCCCAAGCCACCGGTGCCGGGTGCCATTCCCGATTCAAAAATCTACACCTATTACCCGGGCGCTGTCCGTATTCCCGAAGTGGCCGGCCCTTCCATGAAGAACGCTTCCTGGACCCTGACCGCGAATGTGAAATCCGAGGGTGCCAAGACCGAAGGGGTGATCCTGGCCGTAGGTGGCGTGGCCGCCGGGCTAGTGTTGTATCTGGATAGCGGCGTACCGGTATTTGATTACAACTTTTTTGAAAAGCACACCACTTTGAAAGGTGACAAAGCCGTTTCCGGTGACGCGACTATTGAGGTGGACTTCGATTACCAGGGCGAAAAGCCCGGTGGCGCGGCGAAACTGGCGCTCAAGGTCAACGGCGAGACGGTCGCCACCGGAGAAGTACCCGAGACCGTTGCCGGACGTTTTGGTATCGATACCTTCGGTATTGGCGAAGATACCGGACAGCCGGTAACCCATGAATATGAGCCGCCAAATGCGTTTACCGGTGAGATTCAAAAGGTCGTGGTGGAAATGAAGTAG